The proteins below are encoded in one region of Peribacillus muralis:
- the glyS gene encoding glycine--tRNA ligase subunit beta, whose protein sequence is MSKRDLLLEIGLEELPARFVTASMNQLSDKVQKWLTEKAIQFGTVEAFSTPRRLAILVKDVEESQKDIEEEAKGPAKKIALDSEGNWSKAALGFVRGQGMTSEDIFFKELKGVEYAHVNKFIKGQPTVQLLSELEGIISGMTFPKNMRWADQELRFVRPIKWLIALFGQEVVPFSIADVQTGRETKGHRFLGEKAIIEKPAQYEETLAEQFVMADPDKRRQVILDQIKGLEQEKGWIIPVDESLLEEVNNLIEYPTVLFGQFEEEFLELPAEVLITSMKEHQRYFPVKDQDGKLLPFFITVRNGDAKHLDKVSKGNEKVLRARLSDAAFFYKEDQKKEISDALKKLDSIVYHEEIGTLAEKTERVKEVAGILADVLNLGEEKGLALRAAEIAKFDLVSHMVYEFPELQGYMGEKYALLKGEAKEVAAAINEHYMPRHAEDDVPPSVIGAVVSLAEKIDTLASFFAIGVIPTGSQDPYALRRQASGIVQILAEKKWDISLEELIALGLEGLEAKNILKRDIEEVKADMFTFFKARIKHLLQEEQIRYDMIDAVLFGEIGYIHSIVERAHVLDTRKDEAGFKESMEALSRVMNIAVKCDDKVTVDPSVFENDQEKALYEKYQHAAVQYKESKNEDERFELLISLQSEIEAYFDNTMVMAEDEALRINRLSLMKEISDWVASFAAMNKIILS, encoded by the coding sequence ATGAGCAAGCGTGATTTGTTATTGGAAATTGGTTTGGAAGAACTGCCGGCCCGGTTCGTGACAGCGTCGATGAACCAGCTGTCAGATAAAGTGCAGAAATGGCTGACGGAAAAAGCGATTCAATTCGGCACGGTTGAAGCTTTTTCAACACCAAGACGATTAGCGATATTGGTGAAGGATGTTGAAGAATCCCAAAAGGATATCGAAGAAGAAGCTAAAGGACCGGCTAAGAAAATCGCCTTGGATAGTGAAGGGAACTGGTCAAAAGCGGCTTTGGGCTTCGTCAGGGGTCAAGGAATGACCTCCGAGGATATTTTTTTCAAGGAACTTAAGGGTGTTGAATATGCTCATGTGAATAAATTCATTAAGGGACAGCCGACAGTTCAACTTTTATCTGAACTGGAGGGTATTATCAGCGGGATGACGTTTCCGAAAAATATGCGATGGGCCGATCAAGAGCTGCGCTTTGTCCGTCCGATTAAGTGGCTGATTGCGCTATTCGGCCAGGAAGTCGTGCCATTTTCGATCGCGGATGTGCAAACGGGACGTGAAACGAAAGGTCATCGTTTCTTGGGTGAAAAAGCAATCATCGAGAAACCGGCCCAATATGAAGAAACGTTGGCGGAACAATTTGTAATGGCCGATCCGGATAAACGCCGGCAAGTCATTTTAGATCAAATTAAAGGACTTGAGCAGGAAAAAGGCTGGATCATCCCCGTCGACGAATCGTTGCTGGAAGAAGTCAATAATTTAATCGAATATCCAACGGTGCTATTTGGTCAATTCGAGGAAGAGTTCCTTGAGCTTCCGGCGGAGGTACTGATCACTTCAATGAAGGAGCATCAGCGCTATTTCCCTGTAAAGGACCAAGATGGCAAGTTACTTCCTTTCTTTATAACCGTTCGTAACGGAGATGCAAAGCACCTGGATAAGGTTTCTAAAGGAAATGAAAAAGTATTGCGGGCCCGGTTATCCGATGCAGCATTTTTCTATAAGGAAGATCAGAAAAAAGAAATTTCAGATGCTTTGAAAAAACTTGATAGCATCGTCTATCATGAAGAAATCGGTACGTTAGCCGAGAAAACCGAGCGAGTGAAGGAAGTGGCGGGCATTCTTGCGGACGTCCTGAACTTAGGGGAAGAAAAAGGATTGGCCCTTCGTGCAGCTGAAATCGCCAAGTTCGATTTGGTGAGTCATATGGTTTATGAATTCCCGGAATTGCAAGGATATATGGGTGAAAAATACGCGCTTCTAAAAGGCGAAGCCAAAGAAGTGGCTGCGGCCATCAACGAACACTATATGCCAAGACATGCGGAAGACGATGTACCGCCATCGGTGATTGGAGCGGTTGTAAGTTTAGCCGAAAAAATCGATACGCTAGCATCATTCTTCGCTATAGGCGTCATCCCGACAGGATCCCAGGATCCATATGCGTTAAGAAGGCAGGCGAGCGGTATCGTCCAGATTCTCGCCGAGAAGAAATGGGATATTTCTTTGGAGGAGCTAATCGCTCTTGGCCTTGAAGGTCTTGAAGCAAAAAATATCTTGAAACGCGATATAGAGGAAGTTAAAGCCGATATGTTCACGTTCTTCAAAGCAAGGATCAAGCATCTTCTGCAAGAAGAGCAAATCCGCTATGATATGATTGATGCCGTTCTGTTCGGTGAAATCGGCTATATTCACTCCATCGTCGAGCGTGCCCACGTCCTGGATACGAGAAAGGATGAAGCAGGCTTTAAAGAAAGCATGGAGGCATTGAGCCGGGTCATGAACATTGCCGTAAAATGTGATGATAAAGTGACGGTCGATCCAAGCGTTTTTGAAAATGATCAAGAAAAGGCCCTTTATGAAAAATATCAGCATGCGGCAGTGCAATATAAAGAGTCCAAAAACGAAGATGAGCGGTTTGAACTGCTTATTTCTCTGCAAAGCGAAATAGAGGCGTACTTCGACAATACAATGGTCATGGCAGAGGATGAAGCTCTCCGTATTAACCGATTATCGCTAATGAAGGAAATCAGTGATTGGGTGGCGAGTTTCGCGGCGATGAATAAAATCATCCTTTCATAA
- a CDS encoding tRNA (adenine(22)-N(1))-methyltransferase produces the protein MNHERLSMRLERVAIHIPKGSVLADIGSDHAYLPCYAVSNGLCDHAIAGEVVEGPYQSARKQVAMTGLEAKIEVRKGDGLEVLNPDEATCITICGMGGTLISSILESGKEKLGTAKRLILQPNVGAANVRSWLIDNGWELSGEEILEEDGKIYEILIAEKGDPLRPYRADKKKGLMFGPYLTEQFSGTFIKKWQLEKKHLERIIQQLDESGRSGLETKRKELQSQISMIEEVLER, from the coding sequence ATGAATCATGAAAGACTATCGATGAGATTGGAACGAGTTGCCATACATATCCCTAAAGGGAGCGTTCTGGCCGATATAGGCTCCGACCATGCTTACTTGCCTTGCTATGCAGTGAGTAACGGCCTGTGCGACCATGCCATAGCCGGAGAGGTTGTGGAAGGACCCTATCAGTCAGCCCGTAAGCAAGTGGCAATGACGGGACTTGAGGCTAAGATAGAAGTGCGTAAAGGGGACGGACTGGAAGTATTGAATCCTGATGAAGCGACATGCATTACGATTTGCGGCATGGGAGGGACCCTAATATCCAGCATATTGGAAAGCGGGAAAGAAAAACTAGGCACGGCAAAAAGGCTTATCCTTCAGCCGAATGTCGGTGCGGCTAATGTGCGCAGCTGGCTGATCGATAACGGCTGGGAGCTAAGTGGTGAGGAAATCCTTGAAGAGGATGGTAAAATTTACGAAATATTAATTGCCGAAAAAGGGGACCCACTTCGGCCTTATCGTGCAGACAAGAAAAAGGGCCTTATGTTCGGTCCGTATTTAACAGAGCAATTCAGTGGCACCTTCATCAAGAAATGGCAGCTGGAGAAAAAGCATTTGGAAAGAATCATCCAACAGCTGGATGAAAGCGGGCGGAGCGGACTGGAAACGAAGCGCAAGGAACTACAGTCGCAAATATCGATGATTGAGGAGGTGCTTGAACGGTGA
- the cccA gene encoding cytochrome c550 gives MNRNPVMPFIIIMVFGIGLMFLLSFKGLGDAKDLAKEKEGGAKTEESDSASASPEDIYKKNCISCHGNAYQGGVGPALKGVGDRLSVDQVKEVITNGRGAMPAGLVEEQNIDAMAKYIHGLK, from the coding sequence ATGAATCGCAATCCAGTAATGCCTTTTATTATTATCATGGTTTTTGGTATTGGACTTATGTTTTTACTTTCGTTTAAAGGTTTGGGTGATGCCAAAGATCTTGCCAAGGAAAAAGAGGGCGGCGCAAAGACTGAAGAATCTGACAGTGCCTCTGCTTCACCTGAAGACATCTATAAGAAAAACTGTATCTCTTGTCACGGTAACGCCTATCAGGGCGGCGTCGGTCCAGCCCTTAAAGGCGTGGGTGACCGTCTGTCGGTAGACCAGGTGAAAGAAGTGATCACGAATGGACGTGGCGCCATGCCAGCAGGCTTGGTGGAAGAACAGAACATTGACGCCATGGCCAAATATATTCATGGATTGAAATAA
- the rpoD gene encoding RNA polymerase sigma factor RpoD, with translation MAEKPARSKQVDNEFSLEQVKEKLLELGKKRGSLTLEKIAEMIGGFELDSDQMDEFYEVLTENSVEILTDGEEDDDEDDPDEKKLAKEEEFDLNDLSVPPGVKINDPVRMYLKEIGRVDLLSAEEEISLATRIEDGDEEAKRRLAEANLRLVVSIAKRYVGRGMLFLDLIQEGNMGLIKAVEKFDYRKGFKFSTYATWWIRQAITRAIADQARTIRIPVHMVETINKLIRVQRQLLQDLGREPSPEEIAEDMDLTPEKVREILKIAQEPVSLETPIGEEDDSHLGDFIEDQDATSPSEHAAYELLKEQLEDVLDTLTDREENVLRLRFGLDDGRTRTLEEVGKVFGVTRERIRQIEAKALRKLRHPSRSKRLKDFLE, from the coding sequence ATGGCTGAAAAACCAGCACGTTCCAAACAAGTTGATAATGAGTTTAGCCTTGAGCAGGTGAAAGAAAAATTATTAGAGCTAGGTAAAAAACGAGGCTCTTTGACTTTAGAAAAAATCGCTGAAATGATTGGCGGCTTTGAGTTGGATTCCGATCAAATGGATGAGTTCTATGAGGTGTTGACAGAAAATAGCGTCGAAATTCTCACGGATGGCGAGGAAGACGATGATGAAGATGATCCGGATGAGAAGAAGCTTGCAAAAGAAGAAGAGTTTGATCTGAATGATTTAAGTGTTCCTCCTGGCGTTAAGATTAATGATCCAGTCCGGATGTACTTGAAGGAAATTGGCCGGGTGGACCTATTATCCGCTGAAGAGGAAATCTCATTGGCTACACGAATCGAAGACGGCGATGAAGAAGCGAAACGCCGTTTGGCTGAAGCCAATCTTCGTCTGGTCGTTTCCATTGCCAAACGCTATGTAGGACGCGGCATGCTTTTCCTTGATTTGATTCAGGAAGGGAATATGGGTCTTATCAAAGCGGTGGAAAAATTCGATTACCGCAAAGGATTCAAGTTCAGTACGTATGCAACATGGTGGATTCGCCAAGCCATTACCCGTGCCATTGCCGACCAAGCAAGAACGATTCGGATACCGGTTCATATGGTGGAAACCATCAATAAATTGATTCGTGTCCAAAGACAGCTTCTTCAGGATTTAGGGCGTGAGCCTTCACCGGAGGAAATTGCAGAGGATATGGACTTGACGCCTGAAAAGGTCCGCGAAATCTTGAAAATAGCTCAGGAGCCCGTTTCCCTGGAAACGCCGATAGGCGAAGAAGATGATTCCCATTTAGGTGACTTCATTGAGGATCAGGATGCGACTTCCCCATCGGAGCATGCAGCGTATGAACTTCTGAAAGAACAGCTTGAAGACGTATTGGATACACTGACTGACCGTGAAGAAAACGTCTTGAGACTGCGCTTTGGACTTGATGATGGCCGTACTCGCACACTTGAAGAGGTAGGTAAGGTGTTCGGGGTTACCCGCGAGCGTATCCGCCAAATCGAAGCGAAAGCATTGCGTAAGCTAAGGCACCCAAGCCGCAGCAAGCGCCTGAAAGATTTCTTGGAATAA
- a CDS encoding Nif3-like dinuclear metal center hexameric protein has protein sequence MKKVNGNQIIELFEQFSPKQYAMEGDPIGLHVGQLNKTVTKVMIALDVLEEVVDEAIEQGVELIIAHHPLIYRPLKRIDTMAAGGRIIEKLIKHDIAVYAAHTNLDVAKGGVNDLLAEALQLQDTQVLVPTYETRLKKLVVYVPAAAEQKVRDALGKAGAGAIGNYSDCSFSSEGTGRFLPGEGSQPVIGSKGKLEAVAEIRIETVFPENIEKKVLAAMMKAHPYEEVAYDIYQLENQGESLGLGKIGILAEEMTLEQFAEHVKMTLDVDKVRVVGDLQSPIKKVAVLGGDGNKYFATAKFKGADVYVTGDMYYHTAHDAMMLGLNIVDPGHNVEKVMKKGVARILGEMCRERNFDVEFISSQLNTDPFRFI, from the coding sequence GTGAAGAAGGTAAACGGTAACCAGATCATTGAGCTGTTTGAGCAATTTTCACCAAAGCAATATGCTATGGAGGGAGACCCCATCGGGCTGCATGTCGGGCAGCTGAACAAGACTGTTACGAAAGTCATGATAGCCCTTGATGTGCTGGAGGAGGTCGTGGACGAAGCGATCGAACAAGGAGTTGAATTGATCATCGCCCACCATCCGCTCATATACCGGCCATTAAAACGGATTGATACGATGGCTGCCGGAGGTCGTATCATCGAAAAGCTGATCAAACATGATATCGCCGTTTATGCGGCACATACCAATTTGGATGTCGCCAAGGGCGGGGTGAATGATTTACTTGCCGAGGCGCTTCAATTACAGGATACACAAGTGCTGGTGCCGACTTATGAGACGCGCTTGAAAAAACTCGTCGTTTATGTTCCAGCGGCCGCTGAACAAAAGGTAAGGGACGCGCTAGGTAAGGCAGGTGCAGGAGCAATCGGAAATTACAGCGATTGTTCGTTTTCTTCGGAAGGGACAGGCCGCTTTCTGCCCGGTGAAGGCAGCCAACCGGTAATCGGCTCTAAAGGCAAGCTCGAAGCTGTCGCTGAAATAAGGATTGAAACGGTATTCCCGGAAAATATCGAAAAAAAAGTGCTTGCTGCAATGATGAAGGCACACCCTTATGAGGAGGTCGCTTACGATATATACCAACTGGAGAATCAGGGCGAATCTTTAGGATTGGGGAAGATTGGCATCCTTGCTGAAGAAATGACACTTGAACAGTTTGCCGAACACGTGAAAATGACACTGGATGTTGATAAGGTGCGGGTCGTCGGTGATTTGCAAAGTCCGATTAAAAAAGTGGCCGTGCTTGGCGGAGACGGCAATAAATACTTTGCGACAGCTAAATTCAAGGGAGCCGATGTGTATGTTACAGGCGATATGTATTACCATACCGCCCATGACGCGATGATGCTCGGCTTGAATATTGTGGACCCAGGCCATAATGTTGAAAAAGTGATGAAAAAAGGCGTTGCCCGGATACTTGGAGAAATGTGCCGCGAAAGGAACTTCGATGTCGAATTCATTTCCTCGCAGCTGAATACAGACCCTTTCCGCTTCATCTGA
- the dnaG gene encoding DNA primase, protein MNGRIEDEKINQIREAVDIVDLIGEYVQLKKQGRNYFGLCPFHGENSPSFSVSPDKQIFHCFGCGAGGNIFTFLMDIEGYNFVESAKVLAEKGNIPLDVEVNKDSKRSNMPAGSQQMVEAHDLLRKFYHHLLVNTNEGQEALEYLLKRGFSEETIEKFQIGYSLDSWDFVSKFLLKRGFPAEYMEQAGLIIYREKDESYFDRFRNRVMFPIMDHQGNTIAFSGRAMGDDEPKYLNSPETPIFNKSKTLYNFHLARPHIRKKEQVVIFEGFADCISAVRAGVENSVATMGTALTEQHIQLLKRNTDQILICYDSDSAGLNAANRAVNMLQEHDFSVKVSLMPDNLDPDDYIKEFGEKSFVSEVIGASLTYMAFKMHYLRRGKNVNNEGDRIQYIEEVLKEISRLPNAVERDHYLRQISSEFSLSLDALEQQQRQVFFTERKKGTLPQPAAQKKMALQYEHKLKPAHHNAETKLIAHMLKSRDMSLKIQQLLGQTSFHVDEHQAIITYLYAFYEDGHEPDTSFFLTYLPDPNLRRIVSEIEMMSVNEEVTDKELTDCINQVLKYEKLLKIKEKQVEEKDAVRRSDYVTAAQIAMEIIKLRKML, encoded by the coding sequence ATAAATGGCCGCATAGAAGATGAGAAAATTAACCAAATTCGCGAAGCTGTGGACATCGTCGACTTAATTGGGGAGTATGTCCAGCTGAAGAAGCAAGGGCGCAATTACTTTGGTCTATGTCCTTTCCATGGTGAAAACTCGCCCTCGTTTTCCGTTTCACCGGATAAACAGATCTTTCACTGTTTCGGATGCGGAGCAGGCGGAAACATTTTCACCTTTTTAATGGACATAGAAGGCTACAATTTTGTGGAATCGGCAAAAGTTTTAGCTGAAAAAGGAAATATTCCTTTGGATGTTGAAGTTAATAAGGATTCAAAGCGTTCCAACATGCCTGCCGGATCGCAGCAAATGGTTGAAGCCCATGACCTGCTGCGGAAGTTCTATCATCATCTCCTCGTTAATACTAATGAGGGGCAGGAAGCACTCGAATACTTACTCAAACGAGGTTTTAGCGAAGAGACGATCGAAAAGTTCCAAATCGGCTATTCGTTGGATTCCTGGGACTTCGTATCCAAATTTCTTTTGAAACGAGGATTTCCAGCGGAATATATGGAACAAGCAGGGCTAATTATATACAGGGAAAAAGACGAGTCATATTTTGACCGTTTCAGAAATAGAGTCATGTTCCCAATTATGGATCATCAAGGAAATACGATTGCGTTTTCAGGGAGAGCGATGGGGGACGATGAGCCCAAATATTTGAATAGTCCCGAAACGCCAATCTTCAATAAAAGTAAAACTTTATATAATTTTCATCTGGCAAGACCGCACATACGCAAGAAAGAACAAGTCGTTATCTTTGAGGGCTTTGCCGATTGCATTTCAGCTGTGCGTGCAGGGGTGGAGAATTCGGTCGCGACTATGGGGACTGCCCTGACGGAGCAGCATATCCAGCTGTTAAAAAGGAATACCGATCAGATACTTATCTGCTACGATTCGGACTCTGCGGGTTTGAATGCTGCCAATCGTGCAGTCAATATGTTACAGGAACATGACTTTTCAGTGAAGGTCTCTCTCATGCCCGATAACCTGGACCCCGATGACTACATAAAGGAATTCGGTGAAAAAAGCTTTGTTTCTGAAGTAATAGGGGCCAGTTTAACCTACATGGCTTTCAAAATGCATTATTTGCGCCGAGGGAAAAATGTAAATAATGAAGGAGATCGAATTCAATATATCGAAGAAGTCCTTAAGGAGATTTCGCGATTGCCCAATGCAGTGGAGAGGGATCATTATCTCCGGCAAATATCCTCTGAATTTTCCCTGTCATTGGATGCGCTGGAGCAGCAGCAGCGACAAGTGTTCTTTACGGAACGGAAGAAGGGGACATTGCCGCAGCCTGCAGCCCAAAAGAAAATGGCCCTGCAATATGAGCATAAGTTAAAGCCTGCACACCATAATGCTGAAACGAAGTTGATTGCCCATATGCTTAAAAGCAGGGATATGAGTTTGAAAATTCAGCAGCTACTTGGGCAAACGTCCTTTCATGTAGATGAACATCAGGCAATCATCACCTATTTATATGCGTTCTATGAAGATGGACACGAACCGGATACAAGCTTTTTCCTAACTTATTTACCGGATCCAAACTTGAGAAGGATCGTTTCGGAAATAGAAATGATGTCAGTGAATGAGGAAGTTACCGATAAAGAGCTGACCGATTGTATAAATCAAGTGTTGAAATATGAAAAATTGTTAAAGATAAAAGAAAAACAAGTTGAAGAAAAAGATGCAGTCAGACGAAGTGATTATGTCACCGCTGCGCAAATAGCCATGGAAATCATTAAATTGCGAAAAATGTTGTAG
- a CDS encoding 4-hydroxy-3-methylbut-2-enyl diphosphate reductase, which yields MKVIKISPRGYCYGVVDAMVIARNAALDKTLPRPIYILGMIVHNKHVTDAFEEEGIITLDGSNRNDIIEQVDSGTVIFTAHGVSPEIRKIAKEKGLVTLDATCPDVTATHDLIREKEAEGYQIIYIGKKGHPEPEGAVGVAPDVVHLVQKDEDVEALTLNSDKIIVTNQTTMSQWDVLDIMDKVKEKFPHAEVHKEICLATQVRQEAVAQQAGKADVLIVVGDPKSNNSNRLAQVSEEIASTTAYRIADISELNLEWLKDAQTVAVTSGASTPTPITKEVISFLEQYEPNDELTWNTEKKTPLHKILPKIKVKK from the coding sequence ATGAAAGTGATTAAAATTTCCCCGCGCGGCTATTGTTATGGTGTTGTCGATGCCATGGTCATCGCCCGAAATGCGGCTTTAGATAAAACATTGCCACGCCCCATCTACATTTTGGGCATGATTGTGCATAACAAGCATGTTACGGATGCATTTGAAGAAGAAGGCATCATCACATTGGACGGCAGCAACCGCAACGATATCATCGAGCAGGTGGACAGCGGAACCGTCATCTTCACTGCTCACGGCGTTTCCCCTGAAATCAGGAAGATCGCTAAAGAAAAAGGGCTGGTGACCCTTGATGCAACCTGCCCGGATGTTACGGCCACGCATGACTTGATCCGCGAAAAAGAAGCGGAAGGCTATCAGATCATCTATATCGGCAAAAAAGGCCATCCAGAGCCGGAGGGCGCAGTCGGAGTTGCTCCCGATGTCGTTCACCTCGTACAAAAAGATGAAGATGTCGAAGCCCTGACATTGAATAGTGATAAGATCATCGTGACCAACCAGACAACGATGAGCCAATGGGATGTTTTGGATATCATGGATAAGGTGAAGGAAAAATTCCCGCATGCCGAAGTTCATAAGGAAATTTGTCTAGCGACACAGGTGCGTCAAGAAGCCGTTGCCCAGCAAGCTGGCAAGGCTGATGTTTTGATCGTCGTCGGTGATCCGAAAAGCAATAACTCAAACCGCCTGGCACAAGTATCCGAGGAAATTGCCAGTACGACCGCTTATCGAATTGCCGATATTTCAGAGCTGAACCTTGAATGGCTGAAAGATGCCCAAACGGTTGCTGTCACTTCCGGGGCCTCAACACCGACCCCGATCACAAAAGAGGTCATCTCATTCCTGGAACAGTACGAACCAAATGATGAATTGACTTGGAATACCGAAAAGAAAACGCCGTTGCATAAAATTCTACCTAAGATTAAAGTAAAGAAATAA
- a CDS encoding YaiI/YqxD family protein — MQKDVELKGMNEKPTIHVDADACPVKSEILHCARLHDIDVCFVASYKNMMNEPEGKWVYVDADKEAADLYIVNSVKKGDIVVTADIGLAGTLLPKGVYVLSPRGKEYTDENIFMLLDMRYQSAKLRRQGKHTKGPKPFTKEDRLCFTNILLKTLSNFAGN, encoded by the coding sequence ATGCAGAAAGATGTAGAATTAAAAGGTATGAATGAAAAACCAACGATACATGTCGATGCCGATGCATGCCCGGTGAAATCCGAAATCCTCCATTGTGCACGATTACACGATATAGATGTCTGTTTTGTTGCATCATATAAGAACATGATGAATGAACCTGAAGGAAAATGGGTTTATGTCGATGCAGACAAGGAAGCGGCGGATCTTTATATAGTAAACTCAGTAAAAAAGGGTGATATTGTCGTTACTGCAGATATTGGATTGGCTGGTACCCTGCTTCCTAAAGGTGTTTACGTTCTTTCTCCAAGGGGAAAGGAATACACGGACGAGAATATTTTCATGCTCCTGGATATGCGCTATCAGTCTGCTAAGCTGCGCAGGCAGGGTAAGCATACGAAAGGGCCGAAGCCATTCACGAAGGAAGATCGACTGTGCTTTACAAATATACTTTTGAAAACTTTGTCGAACTTTGCAGGAAATTAG
- a CDS encoding pyruvate, water dikinase regulatory protein, which yields MKGSIIYVVSDSVGETAELVTKAAASQFAGSAFSIKRIPYIEDEQNVDEVISLAKLDGAIIAYTLVKPAIRAYMKAQVERENLSAYDILGPLMDILQERAPKGPLNEPGLVRKLDDDYFKRVEAIEFAVKYDDGRDPRGILRADIVLVGVSRTSKTPLSQYLAHKRYKVANVPLVPEVEPPEELFLVPPEKCIGLKISPEKLNHIRKERLKSLGLNDHAIYANVERIKEELTYFDKIISRLNCPIIDVTNKAVEETANLIINILQNKNR from the coding sequence ATGAAGGGTTCTATTATATATGTTGTATCGGATTCAGTGGGGGAAACGGCTGAACTGGTTACGAAAGCAGCTGCCAGCCAGTTCGCTGGGTCGGCTTTTTCCATAAAGCGAATACCGTATATTGAAGACGAACAAAACGTGGATGAAGTGATTTCATTGGCTAAGCTAGATGGGGCGATCATTGCTTATACTCTTGTGAAGCCAGCTATAAGGGCGTATATGAAAGCACAGGTCGAACGTGAAAACCTGTCTGCTTATGACATTCTGGGACCGCTCATGGACATTCTACAGGAAAGGGCGCCAAAGGGACCGCTTAATGAACCTGGTCTTGTAAGGAAGCTGGATGATGATTATTTCAAGCGTGTCGAGGCAATTGAATTTGCCGTGAAATATGATGATGGCCGAGATCCCCGAGGCATTTTACGTGCAGATATCGTTCTTGTCGGCGTTTCACGTACTTCAAAAACGCCTCTTTCACAATATTTAGCCCACAAGCGCTATAAAGTGGCGAATGTGCCTTTAGTGCCTGAGGTGGAGCCTCCAGAAGAATTGTTCCTGGTTCCTCCTGAAAAATGCATCGGTTTAAAGATCAGTCCGGAAAAGCTGAACCATATACGCAAAGAACGGTTAAAGTCACTCGGGCTCAATGATCATGCCATTTACGCAAATGTGGAGCGCATAAAAGAGGAATTGACATACTTTGATAAAATCATATCAAGGCTGAACTGTCCAATCATTGATGTAACCAATAAGGCTGTGGAAGAAACAGCCAACTTGATCATCAATATCCTCCAAAATAAAAATCGTTGA
- a CDS encoding helix-turn-helix transcriptional regulator, which yields MVITIQLNKRQETILQIVKENGPITGEHIADRLNLTRATLRPDLAILTMAGFLDARPRVGYFYTGRSGTQLLTDSLNHLYVRDYQSIPVVVDEGISVYDAIVMMFLEDVGTMFVVDKHALLVGVLSRKDLLRASIGKQELNSIPVNIIMTRMPNITMCSKEDLLIDVAKKLIDKQIDSLPVVKDTDKGYEVIGRITKTNITKAFVALAEEGY from the coding sequence GTGGTGATTACAATCCAATTAAATAAGCGTCAGGAAACTATTTTGCAAATTGTTAAAGAAAATGGACCGATTACAGGAGAACATATTGCAGATAGATTGAATCTCACAAGGGCTACATTACGTCCAGACCTAGCGATTTTAACGATGGCAGGTTTCCTTGATGCCAGGCCGCGTGTGGGGTATTTTTATACAGGCAGGTCGGGCACACAGCTTTTGACGGACAGCCTGAACCATCTATATGTACGTGATTACCAATCGATCCCTGTCGTTGTTGACGAGGGCATTTCCGTATATGATGCGATCGTCATGATGTTTTTAGAAGATGTCGGGACCATGTTTGTCGTCGATAAACATGCATTGCTTGTCGGTGTCTTATCAAGAAAGGACTTGTTGCGTGCGAGTATTGGCAAACAGGAGCTTAACTCCATTCCAGTCAATATCATCATGACCAGGATGCCCAATATTACCATGTGTTCAAAAGAAGACCTTCTGATAGATGTTGCCAAAAAATTGATAGATAAACAAATCGATTCATTACCGGTCGTCAAAGACACCGATAAGGGCTATGAAGTAATTGGACGAATTACAAAAACCAATATAACCAAAGCATTCGTAGCTTTGGCTGAAGAAGGCTATTAG